One Beggiatoa leptomitoformis DNA segment encodes these proteins:
- a CDS encoding response regulator yields the protein MNESTAKNATALRILLVEDNPTNQKVALLLLKKLGYEADVVNNGLEALTTLRQHFYNIVLMDIQMPEMDGLTATRQIRTEFLPPQSPWIIAMTANAMKGDREACLEAGMNDYIAKPVRKELLIQALELATARCHDLHA from the coding sequence ATGAATGAGTCAACAGCAAAAAATGCTACTGCATTACGCATTTTATTAGTGGAAGATAACCCAACTAATCAAAAGGTAGCCTTGTTATTGTTGAAAAAATTGGGTTATGAAGCGGATGTTGTTAATAATGGTTTAGAAGCCCTAACGACATTGCGGCAGCATTTTTATAATATTGTTTTAATGGATATTCAAATGCCAGAAATGGATGGTTTGACGGCAACCCGCCAAATTCGCACAGAATTTTTACCGCCACAATCACCATGGATTATTGCTATGACCGCAAACGCTATGAAAGGCGATAGAGAAGCCTGTTTAGAAGCAGGGATGAATGATTATATTGCTAAACCTGTGCGCAAAGAATTGTTAATTCAAGCATTAGAGCTTGCAACAGCACGTTGTCATGATTTACATGCTTAA
- a CDS encoding slr1659 superfamily regulator — protein MDIKTGDYSVEYDSVNSTVVCQGSFRLSGMEEYAPVVQLLDAVAAQNPPSITLNLRQLEFLNSSGINVLSKFMIKMRQKPDIQVVLLGSKKIPWQGKSLKNLQRLMPSLLMEWE, from the coding sequence ATGGATATTAAAACAGGTGATTATAGTGTTGAATATGACAGTGTTAATTCCACTGTTGTTTGTCAAGGGTCTTTCCGTTTAAGTGGAATGGAAGAGTATGCCCCTGTTGTACAATTACTAGATGCAGTTGCGGCACAAAATCCACCGAGTATTACGTTAAATCTTCGGCAGTTAGAATTTTTAAATAGCTCTGGTATTAACGTACTTTCTAAATTTATGATTAAAATGCGACAAAAACCAGATATTCAAGTTGTATTGCTCGGCTCTAAAAAGATTCCGTGGCAAGGTAAATCATTAAAAAATTTGCAACGCTTGATGCCTAGCCTCTTAATGGAGTGGGAATAA
- a CDS encoding response regulator, whose translation MSTTVEEWTKEALLAEVQRLQDSIADLLMQKVDLEILLETTTEHADAIENELLAAREVAEEATRAKSEFLANMSHEIRTPLNAVIGMSAILQDTALNAEQLDYLNTIRTSGETLLTLINDILDFSKIEAGRLELECRPLDLRLCVENALGLVSSVAVTKNLNLVYQISDDVPVIVVGDVTRIRQILLNMLSNSVKFTETGEVKVIVDKEIPDFPPYFPNNEFPIKTTEEHLTPPETIHFAIKDTGIGIPSSRLHRLFQPFTQIDSSTTRKHGGTGLGLTISKSLSLLMGGNVWVESVENNGSTFHFTIQVQTSLDNPYPYLYTTHPTLINKRLLVCSQYPSNREVLRKQVKYWGMETVEIEELSKFHDLLRSNTEWHAILLDVHLPNEEDISRLTKLSSIYQRATCPIIVLATAYLPSREGQTYSTLTKPLKPARLYSVLLQALLPKVDIVASSVNTIIEMPQPTSTSINELRILLAEDNLTNQKVASIMLKKLGYDVDIANNGIEVLTFLKRQPYDVVFMDVQMPEMDGLTATKHIMGTFPPEERPWVIAMTANAMQGDREMCLAAGMNDYISKPIRRETLEAVLQNIPSKK comes from the coding sequence ATGTCAACAACAGTGGAAGAGTGGACTAAAGAAGCCTTATTAGCAGAAGTACAGCGGCTACAAGATAGTATTGCCGACTTATTAATGCAAAAGGTGGATTTAGAAATTCTGCTTGAGACAACGACAGAACATGCTGATGCAATAGAAAACGAACTGCTTGCCGCCCGAGAAGTTGCCGAAGAAGCAACTCGAGCCAAGTCTGAGTTTCTTGCTAATATGAGTCATGAAATCCGCACGCCTTTAAATGCGGTGATAGGCATGTCTGCCATTCTGCAAGATACCGCTTTAAATGCAGAACAACTGGACTATCTCAATACCATTCGTACCAGTGGGGAAACGCTTTTAACGCTGATTAATGATATTTTAGACTTTTCTAAGATTGAAGCAGGACGCTTGGAATTAGAATGTCGTCCTTTAGATTTGCGGTTATGTGTAGAAAACGCGCTCGGGTTAGTCTCAAGCGTTGCGGTTACTAAAAATCTTAACCTTGTTTATCAAATTAGTGATGATGTCCCCGTTATTGTGGTTGGCGATGTGACACGTATTCGTCAAATCTTATTGAATATGCTTAGTAATTCTGTAAAGTTTACTGAAACAGGGGAAGTAAAAGTTATTGTTGATAAAGAGATTCCAGATTTTCCGCCTTATTTTCCAAATAATGAATTTCCCATAAAAACAACAGAAGAACACCTAACACCACCTGAAACAATTCATTTTGCTATTAAAGATACAGGCATTGGCATTCCTTCATCACGCTTGCATCGTTTGTTTCAACCCTTTACTCAAATTGACAGTTCCACAACCCGCAAACATGGCGGTACAGGATTGGGCTTAACCATTAGTAAAAGTTTAAGTTTATTGATGGGGGGGAATGTGTGGGTAGAAAGCGTAGAAAATAATGGCTCTACTTTTCATTTTACTATTCAAGTACAAACCAGCTTAGATAATCCTTATCCTTATTTATATACCACGCACCCCACGCTGATTAACAAACGATTGCTTGTTTGTAGCCAATATCCCAGTAATCGAGAAGTGTTAAGAAAGCAAGTGAAATACTGGGGGATGGAAACAGTTGAAATAGAAGAACTTTCAAAATTCCATGATTTATTGAGAAGTAATACAGAATGGCACGCGATTTTATTAGATGTACATCTGCCTAATGAAGAAGATATTTCTCGTCTTACAAAATTAAGTAGTATTTATCAACGTGCGACATGCCCCATTATTGTTTTAGCAACCGCTTATTTACCCAGTAGAGAGGGGCAGACTTATTCTACATTGACCAAACCATTAAAACCCGCTCGTTTATATTCTGTTTTGTTACAAGCACTTTTACCTAAAGTTGACATTGTAGCATCATCGGTTAATACCATTATTGAAATGCCACAGCCTACATCCACATCTATTAATGAGTTACGGATTTTATTGGCTGAAGATAATTTAACCAATCAGAAAGTCGCTAGTATCATGCTGAAAAAACTGGGTTACGATGTAGATATTGCCAATAATGGGATAGAAGTGCTGACTTTCTTAAAAAGACAACCTTATGATGTCGTTTTTATGGATGTGCAAATGCCAGAAATGGATGGTTTAACCGCAACCAAACACATTATGGGTACTTTCCCCCCAGAAGAACGCCCTTGGGTGATTGCAATGACGGCAAATGCTATGCAAGGTGACCGTGAAATGTGTTTGGCCGCAGGAATGAACGACTACATCAGCAAACCTATTCGCAGAGAAACCTTAGAAGCGGTTTTACAAAATATCCCAAGCAAAAAGTAA
- a CDS encoding type II secretion system protein — MVQNKERGFSILELAMVVFIIALLAGSLLIPLSTRINQQYIQNTQKSLEEAKEALLGYAVINGRFPCPALADGKANSTLCNSEGFIPWVELGVGRYDGWGKTLRYRVDKTFMIDEAEIKDKQMKGTSGFTIKTIDNSSLASSDVIVAILFSTGKNGKADNTNLIGGSNTNYTQDTQNSAQNFDDMLIWISNSMLASRWVMSGRTITD, encoded by the coding sequence ATGGTGCAAAATAAAGAACGAGGCTTCAGCATTCTCGAACTTGCAATGGTTGTATTTATTATCGCACTGTTAGCAGGCAGTTTATTAATCCCCTTAAGTACAAGAATTAATCAGCAATATATTCAAAATACCCAAAAATCCCTAGAAGAAGCAAAAGAGGCTTTATTAGGTTATGCGGTGATTAATGGACGTTTCCCTTGTCCTGCATTAGCCGATGGAAAAGCCAATAGTACATTGTGTAATAGCGAAGGGTTTATCCCTTGGGTTGAATTGGGTGTGGGGCGTTATGATGGGTGGGGTAAAACGTTACGTTATCGTGTAGATAAAACGTTTATGATTGATGAAGCTGAAATAAAAGATAAACAAATGAAAGGCACTAGCGGATTCACTATTAAAACAATAGATAATTCAAGTCTTGCAAGCAGTGACGTGATTGTTGCCATTTTATTTTCAACAGGAAAAAATGGTAAGGCTGACAACACGAATCTAATCGGGGGTAGCAACACGAATTATACGCAAGATACTCAAAATTCTGCACAAAACTTTGACGATATGCTTATTTGGATTTCTAACAGTATGTTAGCCAGTCGCTGGGTGATGAGTGGGCGCACCATTACAGATTAA
- a CDS encoding DUF6272 family protein yields MRQVFGNFIENQSSEEYLILGFSPSSIPLKQRWRNNGLSADFLADYLTTFFPISDDDPTTFDRQTDIRGAVGYIANELLENAMKFNNDSTNHPISIKLQLHSERILFYVTNSIHPETQTAFQHRIQEMLSADPQELYIYRLEKNAESDTDASGLGLLTMMNDYGATLGWKFETATENPRVVTVTTMAELAV; encoded by the coding sequence ATGAGGCAAGTATTTGGTAATTTTATAGAAAATCAAAGCAGTGAGGAGTATTTGATACTGGGTTTTTCACCCAGTTCAATACCTTTAAAACAACGTTGGCGGAACAATGGTTTATCTGCGGATTTTCTGGCGGACTATCTAACAACTTTTTTTCCAATTAGTGATGATGACCCAACGACATTTGACCGACAAACGGATATTCGTGGCGCAGTGGGTTATATTGCCAATGAGTTATTGGAAAATGCCATGAAATTCAATAATGATAGTACAAATCACCCAATTAGTATTAAATTACAACTGCATAGCGAGCGAATATTATTCTATGTAACTAATAGTATTCATCCAGAAACACAAACAGCCTTTCAACACCGTATTCAGGAAATGCTCAGTGCTGACCCGCAAGAATTGTATATTTACCGCTTAGAAAAAAACGCGGAAAGTGACACTGATGCATCAGGGCTAGGGCTACTGACCATGATGAATGATTATGGAGCAACGTTGGGATGGAAGTTTGAGACCGCCACAGAAAACCCGCGTGTCGTAACAGTTACCACAATGGCTGAATTAGCGGTTTGA